The following coding sequences lie in one Deltaproteobacteria bacterium genomic window:
- a CDS encoding TetR family transcriptional regulator, translated as MHAVKREREAHVDGRRARSLRTRRAIVDALLDLVEDGELEPTAAQIAARAGIAVRSIGQHFASREQLFLAAVEAHTKRVAPTPISVPPTMPLRERIAIFAEVRGRELEATAPIRRASAFLDSAPRPARAASAIGRATDAAWARRRGELAHVFARELKAADDRKALLDALDLLAHGRTWDTLRHALRLSPAEATAMLRRALATLLAHGL; from the coding sequence ATGCACGCCGTGAAGCGCGAGCGCGAGGCGCATGTCGACGGTCGGCGCGCGCGCTCGTTGCGCACGCGGCGGGCCATCGTCGATGCGCTGCTGGATCTCGTGGAGGACGGCGAGCTCGAGCCGACGGCGGCGCAGATTGCCGCGCGCGCTGGGATCGCCGTGCGCTCGATTGGTCAGCACTTCGCATCGCGCGAGCAGCTCTTCCTGGCCGCAGTGGAAGCGCACACCAAGCGCGTGGCGCCGACGCCGATCTCCGTGCCGCCGACGATGCCGCTGCGCGAGCGAATCGCGATCTTTGCCGAGGTGCGTGGGCGCGAGCTCGAGGCCACCGCGCCCATTCGACGGGCCTCCGCGTTTCTCGATTCTGCGCCGCGACCTGCGCGCGCCGCGAGCGCGATTGGCCGCGCGACCGATGCAGCGTGGGCGCGCCGACGGGGCGAGCTGGCGCACGTCTTCGCGCGCGAGCTCAAGGCCGCGGACGATCGCAAGGCGCTGCTCGACGCGCTCGATCTCCTCGCGCACGGGCGCACCTGGGACACCCTGCGTCACGCGCTGCGGCTCTCGCCGGCCGAGGCCACCGCGATGCTGCGCCGCGCGCTGGCGACGCTGCTAGCCCACGGCCTCTAG
- a CDS encoding NAD(P)/FAD-dependent oxidoreductase produces the protein MHDADLAIIGGGPAGLATAIFAARRGLHAVLLEQQRGAPDKACGEGLMPAGVRLLESLGARHHLDPEHASSFVGIRYVQEDGSSVDGRFHDGAGLGVRRTSLMEALAAAAIESGVELRRGIKARDIQLSDDHVELALGDDVLRARLLVAADGLHSPLRRMLALDGPAPKHPRFGLRRHYAGVDPGELVEVHWRDGVECYLTPVGPDRLGVAFLFEGQGRLPDHDALLASFPRVAERLAQARVDSAVRGAGPLAQRPAAVARGRVALVGDAAGYVDAITGEGLSLSFACARALIDAVPDALADPSKLSHYARAHATLFETYARPARLLVWLSRRPALRRRVFGGLTHAPKLFELALEAVG, from the coding sequence ATGCACGATGCAGATCTGGCCATCATCGGCGGCGGGCCTGCGGGACTGGCGACGGCGATCTTCGCCGCGCGACGTGGGCTGCACGCAGTGCTCCTCGAGCAGCAGCGCGGCGCTCCCGACAAGGCGTGCGGCGAGGGCCTGATGCCCGCAGGCGTGCGACTCCTCGAATCGCTTGGAGCGCGACACCACCTCGACCCCGAGCACGCGTCGTCGTTCGTCGGCATTCGCTACGTGCAAGAGGATGGCAGCTCGGTGGATGGGCGCTTCCACGACGGCGCGGGGCTCGGCGTGCGGCGCACGTCACTGATGGAAGCGCTGGCCGCGGCCGCGATCGAATCGGGTGTCGAGCTCCGCCGCGGCATCAAGGCGCGCGACATCCAGCTCTCGGACGACCATGTCGAGCTCGCGCTCGGCGACGACGTGCTCCGCGCGCGCCTGCTCGTGGCCGCCGACGGGTTGCACTCGCCGCTGCGACGGATGCTCGCGCTCGACGGACCCGCGCCCAAGCACCCGCGCTTCGGGCTGCGGCGGCACTACGCGGGCGTCGACCCGGGCGAGCTCGTGGAGGTCCACTGGCGCGACGGCGTGGAGTGCTACCTGACGCCGGTGGGCCCCGATCGACTCGGCGTCGCGTTTCTCTTCGAGGGCCAGGGGCGGCTCCCCGATCATGACGCGCTGCTCGCCAGCTTTCCCCGCGTGGCCGAGCGCCTCGCGCAAGCGCGCGTGGACTCGGCGGTTCGCGGCGCGGGTCCGCTCGCGCAGCGGCCGGCGGCAGTGGCGCGCGGACGCGTGGCGCTCGTCGGCGACGCGGCCGGGTACGTCGACGCCATCACGGGTGAGGGGCTCAGCCTCTCCTTCGCTTGCGCGCGCGCGCTCATCGACGCGGTGCCCGACGCGCTCGCCGATCCGTCGAAGCTCTCGCACTACGCGCGCGCGCACGCGACGCTCTTCGAGACCTACGCGCGGCCAGCGCGGCTCCTGGTGTGGCTCTCGCGGCGGCCCGCGTTGCGGCGACGCGTGTTCGGAGGACTGACGCACGCGCCGAAGCTCTTCGAGCTCGCGCTAGAGGCCGTGGGCTAG